The Deltaproteobacteria bacterium sequence NNNNNNNNNNNNNNNNNNNNNNNNNNNNNNNNNNNNNNNNNNNNNNNNNNNNNNNNNNNNNNNNNNNNNNNNNNNNNNNNNNNNNNNNNNNNNNNNNNNNNNNNNNNNNNNNCACTTGGGGCAACTGCCAGGTCCCTGTTGTTGAATTTCAGGATGCATGGGACAGGTGTAGATACTTGACTCGTTACCTGTCTCATGAGGTGGTGAGGTTTCCTTATCTAGATATCGTTCTGGGTGCTCTTTGAATTTGTGCAGGCAATGTTCACTGCAGAAATAATAATGTTTGTCTGCATAATGATAATAATATTCAGTGTCACTCGATACCACCATGTTACAGACAGGATCTTTTCGTTGCTCTTTTTCTGTGTTTAGTTCTGCACTCATATCTCTATCTCCCTTGTGGGTTGGATAACGAGTCTGTAGAAAAGTCCTTTTGAAAGTGTTGCCCTTTTCCGGTGGCACCGGTTTTTAAATCAGCATCCTGGAGCTCCATTCCAGCTTCAGTTGCCGTTATGTTTTCAAACTCAGTTTACGTCACCTTGCATACCTTTGTAGGGATGCCTACTCGATTATTTGAGCGGCATCCTGCCATTTTCTCTGATGACTACACAAACCCAGGACCATAGCGTTGAATCTTTTTCATGTTGTGTACAATGCAGGACAGGTTCCACTGGAAATATTGTAACGACGCCACCTACACTGAGGACCACGAGCTTGAAGGGATCAACGAAATCGGCTCTTTCCTTGAGCTTCTCGACTTCGGGATCTTCCGGACGTAGGACAATCCAGTCAGAACGACTTTGCATCCACTCGAATGCCGCATTAGGTTGGTCAGCAGCAAGTTGCCAGAAGCGGATATTGCCGCGATTGACGTAGATCGCACGCCAGACAAGAATCACTGCAACGAAGATGGCTACGGCTTCTATGCCCTGCACGTGTATGTCCTTCCTTAAACCCAACGCCGGGTATGCAGTTAATTGGTTAACTTATCACATGATTCTGAGTATTTTATCCTTTGAGAAAGTTAGAATCCAAATACCTTTATCAAACGGATTTCTCTCAGTGCTAAGCCTGTTTTTGATTTGATCACTCACCATGTCCCAATCCCATGCTAACGGCGAGGCATCTCTAACAACAAGGGCAACATTTGAACCATAGTCTTTGTTCAATTTGGGTTTAATTCTTGCGACCATCATGTCTGTGACATTGCCTTGTAAATAGCTTACCCTCTCTAAAGGATTTGCTTTTCCAGCTTTCGTATCAGAAAGATGCTTTTTCAATGCCTCCAAACTTTTGTGATCAGATCTCCCAAGAGCAGCTTGAATATCTTTTGGCCGATCCTCAGTTAGTGTGATCTCAAAATTTAATGTGTTTTCGTCAGAATCTTTACAGCGAATGTCTGGGGCATCTGAGTATTCAATTATCGAAAAAGATGTTCCCATTTCAGAGTTGTATAATTCTATGAATGCATCAGCGGTTGCTTTTTCAATAGCTTCTTTTTCGTTCAAGAAAATGCCTCCATTTTTTGGGACCTAATCGGCCACGGATCAGGAGCGAGACCGGAGGC is a genomic window containing:
- a CDS encoding copper-transporting ATPase, which encodes MSAELNTEKEQRKDPVCNMVVSSDTEYYYHYADKHYYFCSEHCLHKFKEHPERYLDKETSPPHETGNESSIYTCPMHPEIQQQGPGSCPK